The proteins below are encoded in one region of Prevotella melaninogenica ATCC 25845:
- a CDS encoding helix-turn-helix domain-containing protein, with amino-acid sequence MASAKFQIERKCEICGKSFIAKTLTSKYCSKNCSQAAYKQRKKEEQLDALKREKAARVPKNQLYLSIADATALFDIGRDSLYRLIRNKQVRYYNLGLRMIRICKADLQERFNLRPYDERRKEKQSEVKTYRLEPEDCYTIGEIAKKFGIHDSTVYLHIRKYSIPTRQIGNYVYAPKSEIDNLYKH; translated from the coding sequence ATGGCGAGTGCAAAATTTCAAATAGAGCGGAAATGCGAAATTTGTGGTAAATCTTTTATTGCAAAGACGCTAACCTCCAAATACTGTTCTAAGAACTGTTCTCAAGCAGCATATAAGCAAAGGAAAAAGGAAGAACAGTTGGATGCTTTGAAAAGAGAAAAGGCAGCGAGAGTTCCGAAGAACCAGCTTTATCTCTCAATAGCTGATGCAACTGCATTATTTGATATTGGACGAGATTCCCTTTATCGCTTAATCAGGAATAAACAAGTCCGTTATTATAACCTCGGACTAAGGATGATACGTATTTGCAAAGCTGATTTACAAGAACGCTTCAATCTACGTCCTTACGATGAAAGAAGAAAAGAAAAACAATCGGAAGTAAAGACTTATCGGCTTGAGCCTGAAGATTGTTATACAATTGGAGAAATAGCTAAGAAGTTTGGTATCCATGATAGTACTGTATATCTGCATATTCGCAAATATTCTATTCCAACAAGACAGATTGGTAATTACGTCTATGCGCCAAAATCAGAGATAGACAATTTGTATAAACACTAA